In the Parasphingorhabdus halotolerans genome, AGTCGAACGATTTGGCCGATGTTTCGGTCAGGTCAGAGCCGGTAATAAGGATGGAGTTATCATTGCCGAAAACCGCACTCAGCCGGTTCAGCTCTTCCTTGCTTGAAGGCAGGCTGGGCAAATTTGCGATCGATTCAATATTCACTTCCCCGCCCCGGAACAGGCTCGCGATCTGCAGACTGCCCTGATACTTTTGGGAAAGCGCAGGGTTCCCGAAACCCGCAAAGCGCACCGATGGCAGATCTGATTTTTCGGTTGGCTGACTTATAAAACCGGAAAATATGGCGATCGACTTGTCCCGGACAAGCCATGGTGTCTCATTGCCTTGCCCGCCGCTGGTTACCAGCAGCGCCGGAGAGATGGACGCCAGCAGGCCGCTGGCCGGGAACAGCAATTCTTTTTTGTTCGCCAGTCTTTGATAGAGCGTCTCCGGCAGAACGCGCTTGAACAACTGGTGGGCCGCATCGCGATCAAAACTGGCTGTGCCGTCTGACAAGCCTGCCCGCGCATCGTCAATGCTCATCCGGATCCGCTTTATCAGCGCGGCGGTTTCCCGGGGTGAACCTTTTGCACTGCCCCAGGTGACGGCATCCCTCGAAACCGCAATGGTCAATATCTCGTTCGATAATTCCAACGGAAAAATGACGACCTGCTGATCGGTCAGCTGCGCTTGCAATTCTGCCAATGGCAGCGGTGATGGGCGGCTGAGCGACACATAGTCGGGAAACCGCCCAGAGATTTCATCGTCGATTTCATCGATTTCGTTCTGAAGATCGGTCAACGCAGCGGTGAGGTGGTTGGCCTCACCGTCATTCTTGGTGACCGCAGCAATGATTTTGGCTCTGAGCGCATTGGCATCCTGCCGTTTGGTTTTCAGCTTGACCAGCAGCGCGGACACCTCATCATTCTGGGCGGCTGCACGGACCGCCATATCAGCATTTGCCTGCGCCAGTTCTGAAATCAACGCGAGCTGTGCGGCCCGAACCGCATCCTCCTTGGCACCGGATTCAACGGCTATTTTGGCAAACAGGCCAAAGCCGACTTTCATCACTTCTGAAAGTGATACCATCTCCGGGCGTGCTGCGGTGAGATTGAACATCTGCTTTTCGAGCCGCGCGGACGCGCTTTTGGCCCATTGCAAAGCTTCCGCCTTTTGTCCTGCTGATGACAGCATCGCGGCATAACGCAATTCGTCTTTCAACCGGTCCTGATGGCTGTCGGGCAGTGATTTGATCAAACTGGCGATTGGCGCCTGCGCTGCAGCGACTGCGGCGGCGGGATCGCCATATTGATAAATATGCCAGGCACGGGCTATTTCGGCACGGGCGATAGACTGCTCGCCCGGTTCCAGGGTTTTTTTGAATTCTTCGATCGCGCGATCATATACCGGTAGGCTGTCTTTTGAATGACCGGTTCGATCCATCAATGTCGCCAGAAAGACCCGGGACTGACCTTTCTCCCGAAAATCGGCGACCCCAGTCATAATATCGGCGATATTTACGACTTCGCGCTGCAACGTATAGGCTTCATCAAACTTTCCCTGCAACGTGAGCGCTGCGGTAAGCATCGACAGGGGTTCATAAACCGAAGCGCTGTTGCGCCCGTGCAATCCCGTTTCGATTTCCATCTGACGGCGGAAAATACGTTCCGCATCTGCATATCGACCATTGCGGTACAAGACGGCTCCCGAAGCGTTCAAGGCATAGCCGACCAGCGCGTGATCCGGTGGCAACGCCTGCAGCGCCGCGACAGCAGCTTCATCGAGTACATCACCGGCGCGGGGATCATCCATGTAATGCATGTGCACGCCGCAGTTGATCGAATTTATATGCCGCAGCCGATCCGTTGCAGGCAAGGTCCGGCGGCCCAGTTCGGCTGCGCGACACATGATTGCCATCGCCTCCGCCCGATCTCCAAGTTTAAAACCCGAATAGGCGAGGGCATTGAGCGCCAGAGCCATTTTCCCGCTTTCCTCGCCAAAAACGCGGGCTACTCTGGCAATTGCCTTGTTCGCATAAAGTTTGGCGCGCTCTGCATCCTTCAGATCGGTTGAAATCAACGAGGCGTAACTCTCCAGATCGTAGATATAGGCTGCGTCTTCCAACCCGTTTGCATTGACGACCGCATAGGCTGACTCGATATTCTGCCATCCCTTGTCCAATTCCTGGGTATAGAAATAGGCGACCGCCAGATTTTTGTATGATTGCGCGAGAATTGTCGGTGCAACTGAAGAGTCAGCCTCAACTTTTCGGGTAAAATCCAGCCAGACATCCCGCTCGATTTTGGGCTTGTCGAAACGGTCCCGCAGCAGCAGAAGCCGGAATTCTTCTTCTATGGAATTTGCTGATGCACTGGAATTCGGCACATTGGCATCGACATTCAATGCCAAAGCGGGACCGGATAGCAACGTCGCGATGAAAGCAACTGGCAACGCACAAACACGCATTACAAAAACCCCTTTAAAAACTATTCCCTGGCGCGGCCCGCAAACGATGATAATCCTGCGTCACGAATATGCAAGGCATCTCAATCATGTGCGCGGAACCTAACAGCATTTGTAACTGTATTTTCGCGGTCGACAATGGCTATACACTTTACCAATCGTCGCCAATAACAGCGGATAAAGTCCCGAAATGACCAACTTGCGCATTTTGCACGTAGAAGACGACCCGCAAGCGGCGAAAATGGTCGCCGACACCTTGTCGCGGGTGGGTGACCATGTGGCCAATGCGGCAAATGGCAAAGACGGTCTGCGCCTGGCATCCGAAGAGCCGTTTGATCTGGTCATACTGGACCGGATGCTGCCGGATATGACCGGTATTGATATCGTCAGCAAATTGCGTGCAGTCGGCATATCTATTCCGGTTTTGATGCTTTCGGCGCTCGGCCGGACCGAGAACCGGATCGAGGGACTGGATGCCGGAGTTGATGATTATCTCGCAAAGCCGTTTGAGCAGGAGGAGCTGATTGCCCGTGTCCGGGCGTTGCATCGGCGAGCGACCGGTCGGTCGCACAGCGCCGTAATCATATTCGGCGATATGGAATGTCATATCAAAGCACGCACAGCGCATCGCCAGGGCAGACATATTGCGCTGAGTCCGAAAGAGTTTGAACTGTTCAGATATTTTATGCAGAATTCCGGAGAAGTCGTGACCCGTGAAATGCTTTTGCGCGACGTCTGGAACCTGAACTTTGATCCGCAGACAAACGTCATAGACGTTAATGTGGGAAGGCTTCGGCGGAAGCTGGAAGAAGGTTTTGACAGCCCGGTTCTTGAAACAATCTGGGGCGCGGGATACCGCCTGCTGGCCGCCTGATCATGCGTTTCATCGGCAATATGTTTTCGTCGCTATTTGGCCGTCTGAGCCTGTGGGTGGCGGTTGTCACCATCGTCTCGGTCATTGCCCTTTACGCCATGACCTACTGGATCGTGCGCACCGAGACCGAGCAGCAGATTGCCCGTGCGGTCGATACGGATATCGCCGGACTGGCGGACATATATATTTCGGGCGGCGCTGCTGAATTAAGCAAAAGGCTCAAAGACCGGCTCGAACTCTTGCCGCCAGGTGGAGAACGCTATTATCTGCTCGCTTCTGCCAGCGGAAAAACAATTGCGGGCAATATTCCGCGCTGGCCGGAGCTGTCTTCGGAAAATTCGGAGGCAGCGGTGATTGTCCTGTCAGACAACAGGGCAATATTTGCCCGTGCGACCCAGCTCGATCCTGACCTCAAGCTGGTGGTCGGGCAGAATTTGAGCGGTATGACGGTGCTGCTCAACCGGATTGGCGCTGCCTTTGCGACTGCCGGGGCTGTGCTGGTGCTGGTCATTATTATGATCGGCCATGGCGCCACGCTTCGGCTCAATCGCCGTGTTGGCGCAATTAATACCGCTTTTCGCGACATCAGCAGCGGCGAGCTTACCCGGCAGGTGCCCGTGGACGACCGCGGTGACGAGCTGGACGAACTCTCGCGCCATACCAATAACATGACCGAGCGCCTGTCCGCACTAATCGGAGCCCATCGAGATATCTCAGATAATACCGCTCACGAATTGCGCACCCCGCTGACACATCTCGACACCCGTCTGGTGCAAGCGCTGGGCGAAGTTAAAGAACCCCGGCAGGTGGAAACATTGAATCGGGCACGGCAGGATATTCGCGATATTATCGCGATGCTCGACTCACTTCTAGATATCGCTTCCAGTCAGGCAAAAAAGGGTGATCTGTCAGGCCTTTCGGAGATTGATCTGTCGGTAATAACGATGTCCATGGCGGACCTGTTTGCCGAAAGCGCAGACGAACTGGGGATCGAGTTCCAAAGCGATATTGCAGCAGGGGTGAAATTGCTGGCCGATCCATCGCATATCCAGCGGATCCTTTCGAATCTGCTTGATAATGCGTTTAAATATGTCCCGCGTGGCGGAACGGTTCGCCTTTCCCTCCGGCCTGGCCCGGTGATAGTCGTGCAAGATGATGGACCCGGAGTGGCCACCGCGTTGCATGAGAAAATTTTCGAGCGGTTTGCCAGAGTGGACGGCAGCGATACTCCCGGTCACGGCCTTGGGCTGGCACTTTCGCAGGCCTTGGCGGAACGCAATGGCCTGAGCATTGTCTGCCGCAACGCTTCGCCCGGCGCTCTTTTCGAAGTCAAACCGGCAGGAGCAAGCTGATATGACGATCCGTCCAGCAACCACATTGATAATGGCAGTTGGCTGTTTACTGTCCACAAGCTGCGCGACCATAGCGCCTCTCGCGGAAATCGAGACAGACAGCCCGACCGATGAAGGCGTTTCGGCCGCTGTTGACAGCGCGGTTATGCGAACAGCGAACGCCATCGCGTTGGGTGAAGCGGGCGCGCGTTCAAAAGACGTGGCGACGCTTGTGCAGGCGGCGAGCATGCTGGATGCACTGGGCGCCAAACCTACCGGAAAATCAGAGGAAGACATTGCCCGGAAGTGGATTGATCTGGCAGCCAGTCAGGATCCCGAGGCAAAGTTGCCAGTATATCGAGGCCGGGCGCTCGGTCCGGCCTATCGCAAAGGCACGGTAACCGCGGGATCTGATGTGACTATGGAGCAGATTTTTCTGGCCGGCAAAAAGGCATCGGTTGCGCTTGTGCCAGTGTCCAAGAATATCGTGTCGATCAGTATCGAAAACGGCGACGGCAAACGCCTTTGTCACCGGACTGTTTCGACAAAGCCCGACAGCTGTGAATGGCTGCCCCTCTTTACCGACCGGTTTCTTATCCGGGTCAAAACCAAAGCCCGGGAACCGGTACGCTATTATCTGGTATCAAATTGAGGTCAGGGTTTGATAGTCTGGTTCATCTGCTCTAACCTGGAAAGCAGACCTTCCAAAAATCACCCAATCTTTGCCATACAAGTAAATCACTTTGGATTGGTCCAGAATCGTTTTGTGCTCCTTTCATCGACGCCCAAATCGCAAAGCAGTGACCTCATGAATTAACAGTCGCGATATTTTCCAGAAACTCGATAGAAACTCGATAAACGCGCTTGGCCGTTAACGCGCATGTATTCTGCGATAGCCTGATAACAGAACCGCAAGCGTCACTCGGCAATGCCAGAAACCAGCCAAGCCTTCGCTTTCATCATCACGCCCTTATCGGTAACATGATGCTTTTCAAATAGAGCAACGAGATCATCGCTAGCGTTGCGAAAAACATCATCGCCTTCTTCTTTTAGCAAGCGGCCCGCCGCCATCGAACCTAGCACAAAATCGACGGCTTCTTGCGGTGTCGCCTCTGGGCCTCCGATTGGTTGCAATCCTTTGTACGTGTCAACACTGACATCAGAAAAGCCTGCTGTTGCCAAAATTTCGTTGAGATATTCCAAATCCTCAAACGCAAAGGGCCCCGGTGCACGGGGAATGGCGGGCGGGACTTCGACATGACTTTTGACAACGCTCATCATCTCCATCATCCAGAGATTGTCGCGCGGTGGTCCCCAGATCGCAAGGTCAATGCGGCTACCGCTGCGCAGCAAACCATGCAGGTTTGTGAATGCCGCTACCGGATCTTCAAAAAACATGCTGCCAAAACGCGAACATAGACGATCATAAGGCGCATCCTTCAACTGGACCGTGGCTGCATCCGCGCAGGTAAATTGCGCGTTTGTTATCCCAGCTTTTGTCGCACGATCTCTGGCGGCATCGGCAAGGTCGGGGGAAATATCCACGCCCATGACTTTGCCGGTGGGGGCGACTGCTTCGGCTATCGCTATTGTTGTAGCGCCGCCGCCAAATCCGATATCAAGCACGCTTTCGCCTTCGCGGTAATTGGCGCGCGCGAGCAAGGCGTCTCCGATCGGTTCTATCATGCCTTCGAAGCGGGGAAGGTTTTTGAGCCATTTTTGGCCCATTTCTCCTGCCCAATCTTCAGTTTGAACATTTTCTGGATTATCGGGAGTGGTATTGGTCATAAGTTTGTCTCTATCGGAACATGGGAAGACGTTAGATTTAAGTGATCTCTGATTACAAAATTTTTGCGAACCCAGCCGCGCCCGCACTGGCGGGCCTATCTTTTTTGCGGGACGATGGTGGTGACGAAGTGGCAGCTTGAACCAGTTTGTCGTGATCCGGTTCGTCTTTCAGCAATGCCTCCATAGTCTTTACACAAAGACGGGCGGTATCGTCTGCCAGATCATACCAGATTTGCTTGCCTTCGCGCCGGGTCTTAACCACTTTGGCCCGTCTTAGTTCGGCGAGTTGCTGGCTTAGGGCTGGCTGCCCGATTGCTGTGGCATTGTCGATATCACTGACGGTACTCTCTCCTTGAAGCAGATAGGATAATATCATCAGCCGCTGGGGCTGCGCATATACTTTCAGTTTCTCGGTGGCCCTGTCGGCCAGCTCGCGGCTTTGATAAATTGCGGTCATGCCGGTTTCACCCGCTTGCAAAACCAGTCCTCGTCCGTGCCGATATCAGAGGCCGAAGCCGGAGGTGTGTCAAGAACATCATCACCGGGTTGCCAGCCTTCAGGGGTCAGCACTGTTCCATCGGCAACCGTTTGGAGCGCGGCTAATATGCGGATCATCTCATCTACCGAGCGGCCCACATTATGCGGATAACAGGTTGTTGCGCGAATGATGCCCTCCGGATCGATAAAATAACTTGTTCGCATTGCGGTGGAATCCACGGCGTTCTCGCCGATCATTCCAAATGCTTTTCCGACTGCCATGCTGGGGTCTTCCACAATCGGGAACGTAATATCTGCCCCGTATTGTTCCTTAATGACACGAATCCAGGCGAGATGCGAATAAAGGCTGTCGACCGATAGTCCGACCAAGGCGCAGCGCATGGCCGCAAACTGGTCTGCCTTGTCCGCCAGTGCGATAAATTCGGTCGTGCATACGGGCGTAAAATCGGCCGGATGGGAAAAGAAGATCAGCCAGCGACCACGATAGTCGGATAGCTTGATAGTACCCTGCGTTGTCCGTGCTTCAAAGTCTGGTATTTGGTCGCCAATCCGCATTATAACAGTAGCAGTTTGTTGTGTTTCGATCATGAATTCCCTCCGCCTCCGATTTGGCACTATCCGCCACTTGACGCAACACATATAGTGTATTACATGATTTATGTAAATATGAGTATAAAGGAGTTCGACATGACTGATTCGGCCCTAGCTCATGCTGCCCAGCAAATCTCTGACACGCAGCGTAACGTGCCGCAGATTAGAGCTTTTTTCGATCAGGAGACGTTCACCGTCACCTATGCCGTGCATGACCCGGAAACAATGAAAGCTGCCATCATCGACAGCGTTTTTGATTTCGATCCCGCGTCAGGGCGCACTTCGTTCGATTCTGCTGATGAAGTTATTGCCTATGTGAAGGAGCATGGCCTCTCGGTCGAATGGCTGCTGGAAACGCACGCCCATGCCGACCACCTGTCAGCTGCGCCCTATCTGCAGGAAAAGCTTGGTGGAAAAATCGCGATTGGCGAGCATATTGTGACGGTACAGGAGGTGTTTGGAAAACTCTTTAATGCGGGCACAGAGTTTCAGCGTGATGGGTCCGACTTCGATCATCTTTTCGCCGACGGCGATACGTTCAACATCGGCAATCTTGATGTGACGGTTATGCACGTCCCCGGTCATACGCCGGCTTGTATCGCTTATGTCATTGGGGACGCTGTCTTTATCGGCGACACTATGTTCATGCCCGATTATGGATCGGCGCGGGCGGATTTTCCCGGCGGCGATGCGCGTCAATTATATCGATCGATGCGGCGGCTATTGTCGCTGCCCGATACCACCCGCCTGTTCATGTGCCATGATTATCTGCCAGAGGGCCGGAACGAATATGTCTGGGAAACCACCGTTGAAGAAGAACGGAAAGGCAATATTCATGCGCATGACGGGGTGAGTGAGGATGAGTTCGTCAAGATGCGGACCGAGCGTGACAAGACGCTCGACATGCCGCGCCTGATCCTGCCGTCAGTTCAGGTGAACATGCGGGCTGGCCACCTGCCGCCCGAAGAAGATAATGGGATGCGTTATCTCAAAGTTCCGTTGAACGGCGTCTGATGCTCTCTGCATTTCCCCATGCGATGCCGTTGGAAGGCCTTATTGGCGGCTTGATGATAGGCGTCGCTGCTGCAATCATGCTTCTGGGTCTTGGCCGAATTGCAGGTGTCAGCGGTTTGGCTGCTAGAGCGACGGGCATTGCCGACAGTGGCGCACCGCGCATCATTGCACTAGCATTCTTGGTAGGTTTACCGCTCGGAGCGCTTGCTACTTCTTTGCTAACCGGTGGTGTTGAGACACGGTTCCCATCGTCTGTCATTCCATTGCTAATCGGCGGCCTGCTGGTTGGCGTCGGTACGCGGTTGGGCTCTGGTTGCACCAGCGGTCACGGTGTTTGCGGCATGTCCCGGCTCTCACCGCGCTCTTTGATTGCAACATGCATCTTTATGGCCAGCGGTTTTGCGACGGTGGCGTTGATGCGCGTTGGCGGTTTCCTATGAGGCAGGTTTTTGTCGCCCTCCTCGCCGGATCGCTCTTCGGAGCGGGTCTGGCTTTTTCAGGCATGGCTGATCCTGCCCGTGTGCAAGGGTTTCTGGATTTATTTGGCAATTGGGATCCTACCCTCGCTTTTGTAATGGGCGGCGCGATCATTCCGATGGCGATAGCCTGGCTCATTCAGCGGCGCTTGGACAAGCCTTTTGCAGACGCAAAGTTCTCGCTGCCCGGAACCACAATAATAGATGGCAAGCTCGCGAACGGTGCGGTGCTGTTTGGTATTGGTTGGGGCATTAGCGGTCTTTGCCCTGGACCGGGCGTTGCCGACCTCGCCATAAATCCTCTGCCAGCTTTAGCCTTTGTCGGCGCGATGTTCATCGGAATGATTGCCCACCGCAAGGTCACTTGAAAACATACTATTGGGAAGGTTTTAGTATGACGAACGAGAAGAAAATAAACGGATTAACCGAAACGGACAAGGTGTCGCAAGCATCGCAGAGTAGCAAGCGATTCAACTTCGTCATCATTGGCGGCGGCTCAGCCGGTATCGCTACCGGCGGCTCGACCAACCATGTTATTCATTTGCCAGCTATTGCACGCAGCGCTGGGATCCAGATCGATTGGGATGATACGGATGAATTGTCACCGGCGGTACCGCTCATCGCCAGCGTCTATCCGAATGGATCGGGTGACGTGAACCATTTTACTGCAGCAGAGGGCATGCCTTATGTCATCCGCGAACTGATCGGCGCTGGCCTGGCGCATGATGACATCAAGACCGTTTATGGGTCATCACTTTCTGATGGCGCAAAACAACCCAGAATGGACGGCGATAAATTGGGTTTTGAAGACGCGCCTGCCGCCTCCGTTGACGAAACGATTTTGCGTTCGGCCAGCAAACCCTTTCAGGCAGATGGGGGCATGAAACTGCTACAAGGCAATCTCGGCCGTGCCACCATGAAAGTCAGCGCGGTCGATCCAAGCCGCTGGGCCATAGAAGTGCCTGCCGCGATTTTCCACGACCAGAATGATGTGATAACCGCATTCAAGGCAGGGGAACTTGACCGCGATGTTGTAGTTGTTGTCCGATTCCAGGGACCGGCGGCCAATGGTATGCCTGAATTACAGAAACTTACAGGACCGCTCGGAGTGCTCCAAGACAAAGGCTTCAAAATTGCTTTTGTGACCGATGGCCGTATGTCAGGGGCGAGCGGTAAGATATCATCCGCGATCCATATCTCGCCAGAAGCATATCATAGTGGTTCTCTTGGCAAGCTTCAGGATGGCGATATAGTCCGGGTCTGTAGGGAAACGGGAGAACTCACAGCGTTAGTTGACGGGACTATATGGGACGCCCGCGAACAGGTCGCTCCGCCACCGCCAGCAATGGGAACGGGGCGCGAACTTTTTGCGATTCTGCGCCATCACAGCGACCCAGCGGAAAAAGGCGGCTCTGCCATGCTCGCCGAGGCAGGACTCTAGCCCATGCAAGAGATTGTTGTTGCGGATATCGGCGGAACCCATGCGCGCTTTGCTATCGCAGAGATCGACGCCGGACGGGTTGTAAGTCTTGATCACCAGGTCAAAATGCGCGGCGCTGACCATGCCAGCCTGCAAATCGCATGGGAGGCTTATGCAGCACAAATAGGCCGCGAACTACCCCGCGAAGCAGCTTTGGCTGTAGCTGGTCCGGTTGGCGGCGATGTCCTCTATTTTACCAACAGCAGTTGGATGATCCGCCCTGCGCTGGTTCCCGAAAAATTGAAACTGGATCGTTTCAGCCTGATCAACGATTTCGGCGCTGTTGGCCATGCTGTCGTGCATATGGACAGCGAACAGTTTAGTCATATTTGCGGACCGGAAACTGCATTGACAGAGGACGGCCCAATCACCGTGCTTGGTCCCGGAACAGGTCTTGGCGTGGTAAATGTGCTGCGTAAAGGCGGCGATTATTTTGTCACAGAGACCGAAGGTGGGCACATTGATTTTGCGCCCCATGATGAATTTGAAGACGCATTGCTGAAAAAACTGCGCGAACAGCATCGTCGTGTATCTGCCGAACGCGTCGCATCTGGTCCCGGGATAAGGGTGATCTACAACCTGCTTGCAGAAGTTGAGGGGCAGTCCGCGAAGGATTTGGATGACCGCGCTTTGTGGACATTGGCGTTCTCGGGTGAAGATAGTTTGGCTGCCGCCGCTTTTGATCGGTTCTGCCTGTGCCTCGGTTCGGTGGCCGGCAATTTGGCGCTCGCCCATGGATCAAGGCAGGTCATCATGGCTGGTGGGCTAGGACAGCGCATAGGTTCTGCTCTTCTCACATCTGGATTTCGCGAACGCTTCGTTGCCAAGGGGCGCTTTCAGTCGATGATGGAACAAATATCTGTGAAACAGCTCATTCACGAAGAGCCGGGGCTTTACGGAGCGGCGGCAGCCTTCATCAAGGAATATGGAATATGACCGACGATATGAAGCCAATCGAACGGATAATGCGCACTGCGCCCGTCATTCCTGTTTTGGTGATTGATGACATAGCTGATGCAAAACCGGTGGCTGAAGATCTGGTCGCGAAAGGATATCCGGTCCTTGAAGTAACGTTGCGCACAGATTGTGCACTGGATGCCATCCGTGAAATGAAACAAGTTGAAGGTGCCATTGTCGGTGCGGGCACTGTTCTCAACACCACAATGCTTGATGCAGCGATTTCGGAAGGGGCTGAATTTATAGTATCTCCCGGCCTCACAGAGCCATTGGGTCGTGCCGCAATTGAACGGGATATTCCTTTTTTGCCCGGTATCGCCAACGCCAGGGATATCATGCGAGGCCTCGATCTCTGACTGACCCATTTCAAGCTTTTCCCTGCTATGTCGAGTGGTGGAATCCCAGCGCTGAAATCTTTAGCAGGCCCATTCGGGCAATGTTTATTTTGTCCAACGGGCGGGATTACGGAAGCCACCGCTTCGGACTGGTTGGCGCTGGATGCCGTTTTATGCGTTGGAGGGTCTTGGGTAGCCGGTTAGAATTTCAATAAAAACAGAATTGATCTTCTAAAATGGATTAGATTCCTACTTTCTGACGGGACGGTGCATGGTGGATGTTTTGTTACGTACAACGTTATCTACAGAATTATTACATCTTCATCCGAATTCCGAAGCAACCATAAATTATTGATCTAAATAATAAATAATGGTGAGCCCTGCTGGGTTCGAACCAGCGACCTACTGATTAAAAGTCAGTTGCTCTACCGACTGAGCTAAGGGCCCCTCGACATGCTTCGCTTCTATTTTTGCGAAGCAGCATGTGCTTGGAAGGGGCCTCACTAGTGGTGGTTGGCTTCACGGTCAAGCGGCTTTCCGCGTTTTTCACGTGATGCTAAGTGACGTATTGCCAAGCCGGTTATTGGATCGCGCCAATCCCGCGCAATTTCATTGGCCGGTTGGAGTACAAACGCCCTTTCATGCATCGCGATATGAGGGATTATCAAGTCGGGGCTCGTGTTCAAAAAGGGTCCGCCGCTCCACATAATAATGTCCAGATCAAGCACACGCCGGGACCAGCGTTGGCCGCGTCTGGTCCCATATTGACTTTCGATATTCTGTAATGTTCCCAGCAATTCCAACGGATTATCGGGACAAACAATTATCGCGACAGCGTTTGCATATCGCCGGCTTGACGGACCTACGGGATTCGAAAATAATATCTGCGATTGTGCGCATAATTTGCCGGCCTGATCATTCAGAGCGCCAAAAGCAGATCTTACCACTTTCGCCGGAGGTCCGATCCGGGCGTGACGCTGGTTAGACCCAAGAGCGATAAGATAGGAGGATTTGGCCAGTAAATTTTCCAGAAAACTTCTAAAAACCGAAGTACCGCTAATCGTGCAAAATTGAAACGCTTTCAACAAATAGTTCCAAGCTTTTTCCCAGGCTGCTATAAACCCTTACATAGCATTGGTCCTCAAGGAGAATTAATATGACGCGCGGTTGGATTTTGGCAGGCTGTATGACGCTTTTGGTGACCACGGCTTGCAGTGCGCGCGATCCGGCCGAAACGCCGCCGGATGGAGAGAATATTTCGCGAGCATCACTGGTCGGCGTGGATAACGCGCAATATGGTGAAGTCATTGTAGCGGAGGGTGACAAGGGTTTATTGGTAAAAATTACTGCGCAGGGAATGAAGCCTGGCCCGCATGGGGTGCATATTCACGAGACCGGCAAATGCGAAGGGCCTGATTTCAAGTCAGCCGGCGGACACTGGAACCCGGGAAAGAAGGCGCATGGTTTTGACAATCCCGATGGCGCGCATATGGGTGATTTTTTCAATCTGGATATTGGCAAAGATGGTACCGGCTCGATGGAAGCGATGGTCGCCGGCGCGTCGTTGAAAGACGGTGAAAACGCTTTGCTTGATGGCGATGGCGCAGCGTTTGTCATTCATGAAGGACCGGATGATCTGAAAACTGACCCGTCCGGCGAAAGCGGTGGACGGATAGCCTGTGGTGTTTTTTCGGGCGGCTGATCGTACTTCATTGATGAGTTAAAAGAATTTGCGTTGTTTTTGAAAAGAGTAGTTTGATGGCTGTGTCTGTTTTGTTTGTTTGTCTCGGCAATATTTGCCGCTCGCCTTTGGCAGAGGCCGCACTGCGCCACGAAGCTGCAAAAAGCGGTTTGTCGCTGATTGTGGATTCAGCCGGCACCGGCGATTGGCATACTAACGAACCTCCTGATGAGCGGGCCCAGCGTGTCGCATTGCAAAACGGTGTTGAAATAGGGCATTTGCGGGCCAGGCAGATTGTGGCCGACGATTTTAAGGCTTTTGATCAC is a window encoding:
- a CDS encoding CHAT domain-containing protein, translating into MRVCALPVAFIATLLSGPALALNVDANVPNSSASANSIEEEFRLLLLRDRFDKPKIERDVWLDFTRKVEADSSVAPTILAQSYKNLAVAYFYTQELDKGWQNIESAYAVVNANGLEDAAYIYDLESYASLISTDLKDAERAKLYANKAIARVARVFGEESGKMALALNALAYSGFKLGDRAEAMAIMCRAAELGRRTLPATDRLRHINSINCGVHMHYMDDPRAGDVLDEAAVAALQALPPDHALVGYALNASGAVLYRNGRYADAERIFRRQMEIETGLHGRNSASVYEPLSMLTAALTLQGKFDEAYTLQREVVNIADIMTGVADFREKGQSRVFLATLMDRTGHSKDSLPVYDRAIEEFKKTLEPGEQSIARAEIARAWHIYQYGDPAAAVAAAQAPIASLIKSLPDSHQDRLKDELRYAAMLSSAGQKAEALQWAKSASARLEKQMFNLTAARPEMVSLSEVMKVGFGLFAKIAVESGAKEDAVRAAQLALISELAQANADMAVRAAAQNDEVSALLVKLKTKRQDANALRAKIIAAVTKNDGEANHLTAALTDLQNEIDEIDDEISGRFPDYVSLSRPSPLPLAELQAQLTDQQVVIFPLELSNEILTIAVSRDAVTWGSAKGSPRETAALIKRIRMSIDDARAGLSDGTASFDRDAAHQLFKRVLPETLYQRLANKKELLFPASGLLASISPALLVTSGGQGNETPWLVRDKSIAIFSGFISQPTEKSDLPSVRFAGFGNPALSQKYQGSLQIASLFRGGEVNIESIANLPSLPSSKEELNRLSAVFGNDNSILITGSDLTETSAKSFDFSSFSVVAFATHGLTSGEIDGLSEPALVLTPPATASTLDDGLLTASEISRLSIPVDWVILSACNSSGGLDASAPTYSGLAKAFRLAGTRSLLLSHWPVRDDAAAILSVETVKNAKNGMTRAEALRQAQLKLMADPAVSGAAHPAVWAPFILIGD
- a CDS encoding response regulator transcription factor, with translation MTNLRILHVEDDPQAAKMVADTLSRVGDHVANAANGKDGLRLASEEPFDLVILDRMLPDMTGIDIVSKLRAVGISIPVLMLSALGRTENRIEGLDAGVDDYLAKPFEQEELIARVRALHRRATGRSHSAVIIFGDMECHIKARTAHRQGRHIALSPKEFELFRYFMQNSGEVVTREMLLRDVWNLNFDPQTNVIDVNVGRLRRKLEEGFDSPVLETIWGAGYRLLAA
- a CDS encoding sensor histidine kinase yields the protein MRFIGNMFSSLFGRLSLWVAVVTIVSVIALYAMTYWIVRTETEQQIARAVDTDIAGLADIYISGGAAELSKRLKDRLELLPPGGERYYLLASASGKTIAGNIPRWPELSSENSEAAVIVLSDNRAIFARATQLDPDLKLVVGQNLSGMTVLLNRIGAAFATAGAVLVLVIIMIGHGATLRLNRRVGAINTAFRDISSGELTRQVPVDDRGDELDELSRHTNNMTERLSALIGAHRDISDNTAHELRTPLTHLDTRLVQALGEVKEPRQVETLNRARQDIRDIIAMLDSLLDIASSQAKKGDLSGLSEIDLSVITMSMADLFAESADELGIEFQSDIAAGVKLLADPSHIQRILSNLLDNAFKYVPRGGTVRLSLRPGPVIVVQDDGPGVATALHEKIFERFARVDGSDTPGHGLGLALSQALAERNGLSIVCRNASPGALFEVKPAGAS
- a CDS encoding class I SAM-dependent methyltransferase is translated as MTNTTPDNPENVQTEDWAGEMGQKWLKNLPRFEGMIEPIGDALLARANYREGESVLDIGFGGGATTIAIAEAVAPTGKVMGVDISPDLADAARDRATKAGITNAQFTCADAATVQLKDAPYDRLCSRFGSMFFEDPVAAFTNLHGLLRSGSRIDLAIWGPPRDNLWMMEMMSVVKSHVEVPPAIPRAPGPFAFEDLEYLNEILATAGFSDVSVDTYKGLQPIGGPEATPQEAVDFVLGSMAAGRLLKEEGDDVFRNASDDLVALFEKHHVTDKGVMMKAKAWLVSGIAE
- a CDS encoding ArsR/SmtB family transcription factor, with amino-acid sequence MTAIYQSRELADRATEKLKVYAQPQRLMILSYLLQGESTVSDIDNATAIGQPALSQQLAELRRAKVVKTRREGKQIWYDLADDTARLCVKTMEALLKDEPDHDKLVQAATSSPPSSRKKDRPASAGAAGFAKIL